The proteins below are encoded in one region of Takifugu rubripes chromosome 1, fTakRub1.2, whole genome shotgun sequence:
- the LOC101079351 gene encoding gamma-crystallin M2-like, translating to MGKIVFFEDKNFQGRSYECASDTPDLRTYFSRCNSIKVQSGCWVLYEHPNYTGNQYVLSHGEYPDHQQWMGFNESIKSCRAIKNVYGKSWKIRFYDKQDFGGQTAECVVDCPSVYETLKLREFHSCVVMDGAWVLYEQPNYHGHQYFLERGEYHNYTDWGATSPAAGSFRMITDF from the exons ATGGGGAAg ATTGTGTTTTTTGAGGATAAGAATTTTCAAGGGCGAAGCTACGAGTGCGCCAGCGACACTCCTGACCTGCGCACGTACTTCAGCCGCTGCAACTCCATCAAGGTGCAGAGTGGCTGCTGGGTGCTGTACGAGCACCCCAACTACACTGGCAACCAGTACGTCCTCAGCCATGGGGAGTACCCTGATCACCAACAGTGGATGGGCTTCAACGAGAGCATCAAGTCGTGCCGTGCAATCAAAAAC GTGTATGGAAAGTCCTGGAAGATCAGATTCTATGATAAACAGGATTTTGGAGGCCAAACTGCAGAATGTGTCGTAGACTGCCCGTCAGTTTACGAGACCCTTAAGTTACGTGAGTTCCACTCATGTGTGGTGATGGATGGTGCCTGGGTACTCTATGAACAGCCAAATTACCACGGACACCAGTACTTCCTGGAACGGGGCGAGTACCACAACTACACAGACTGGGGCGccacctctcctgctgctggatccTTCCGGATGATCACCGATTTCTAG